A segment of the Mercurialis annua linkage group LG4, ddMerAnnu1.2, whole genome shotgun sequence genome:
CCTTCATATTTCGTTTTTCTTAATATCAAGTATATATCCAGAAGATAGCTGATAAATCGATAATGGGCGAAATCCGACGAGGCTCGCCGGATCTCGACCACAGCACTGATTTTTGTTATTACTAATTTTGGTGTTGTAAAACTAAACCCTTCAATTTCACAAATCGTGGGGCATTTATATTTCCATGGTGGGCTTGGTTGCTCCTAATTTAACCGGATTCAAGATTAATTTTAGTTCCGGTTCCACGTAGTTTAGGGGACAGCTTATTGCACCCAATCATTAATACCCGCGTGACACTGGTAGTTAGTTTGTTGAGGTTTAATTGGGTGGTGTTTAGGAAAAATTATTAgacgcaaccgttgcgccatgtcattcgtgcaacaagccaatgatgcgttagccatgtggaaaaagtgataataaaaaaattgaatgctaattaaaagattccctatcgcaaatgctcattggcttgttgtaaatatgacatggcacaaccaaTGCACGGGATAAACACTCGGTGTTTAGGGTTGAACATGGTTTTGTTGGACTCAGTTTgattagataaattaaaatcaactaaaatttaaaaaataagtaaaaatcaaattacaccaaatatttatataaaatttcaattaattaaccAATTTTTACCAACAGCTCGATTTTATCGCCTTCatccataataattaaaaaaacaatttatttttaaaaccttacatatcaaaattatattaactaataatataaaagatttttttgtattttttacaaaataatttctattttttttacttataatCAGCAGCTGCCGGAAATCTTTTCCAGCAGCTGCCGAGTTCGTCTCTGTAAGAcgaacccagatctgggttcgTCGATGGACTTTGGGTGGTGGTTGGTGGGTTTTGGTGGTGGTTGATGGATTTTGGGTAGTGGTTGATGGAGGTGGAGGAAGAGGGATAGTGGCGTGGTGTAAAAAAACCCCGATGAATttatcgtttttaaaatttaaattaaatatttaattaaattagattaattagacttaaatatttaattaggtcaagttaattaggtttaattagagttaagtattttaaattttcaatctcactctccaattaaggtgctacatcagcataggggtgtttttAAAACGGTTTTGCCAAATTAAGAGTAAAAGCGATCCGGTTTTGTTAATTTGGACGCTTTTGATATATTAtcccaagttcggggggtaaagtgaaTCTTTGTTCAAACGAAAACAATGTATTGAATGAATTGTGGAGCTTGCTTGAGTCCACATGCAAGCGAGGAAAAAGGGTGGCATCTTCTTTTTAACTTCCAAAGTTCAACCAACTTGGACCCAAACGAACTAATGCGATGCGTAGGCGGCGTGGCGTTCTCCTAATTCCTTGCGGAAGCTGTCTTACACGCTTTTCAACTTCTATTTCCTGTTTGACTCCAAATTCCACAAGCATCACGCATATATATAGCAATAGCACTGCCTCCATCCAACGTCAAAATACACAACAGAAACAATTCAGCAGCATTCCAAGCACAGCCTTCTTCAAATTCTCtcctttttctttcaatttctaCCAAACCATGAATTCTATGTTTAGCTCCTTCGATATACTGTGGGCTGACTTATTGGGACAATCTATTAGGTCCGCTTTTGCTTCTAATTCTGCAACAACTCATGATTTGATCAGCGATACTAAGCCTAATTCACAGCAACAACAGCAGCAGCCACCCATGAAGGCTCAGAGATTCGCCCCAGAGCTCGATGGGCTTCACTGTTTCGAGACCCTCGTTAACTACTGACTTTCTGTGTCTTTGATTATTCAATTTATTCTTTTCTTGTATAAATTAATTACCAATTTCATTCAATTGTTCTGCTGGCTTTAGTAAAATCAAATGTGTTATGTAGTGGCGGTTTAAACATTTATAGATGCATCTGATTACACATATTTAAATTGTCGTGTGAGTATTGGGGCTATGATGAATAGATgagtttattatttttggatcaaatttcGCAACAATATATATCAATTATGATTAACAATAATTACtatcaattgattagtatgtttatgATAAAAACCTGAATGCTTTGCTCTTTAGACAAATTGTTATCCACCATGAAATTAACTTTTTACTGCCTAAAACGAATATTTAGTTCATTAAATGTGCAACTGCTGATAAAGAAATTTTTTGACTCAAGTTTCTTCTTATTAAGCGAATCAGTCTCGTATAATTATGTAGTTAAATTCCTTTTTAGAACGTTTTTTCGATTTAGCATAGGCTGCCATCAGTATAAATTCATGTATTATTAGGTTTGTAAAATATACCAGAATTCATCTCCTCTTGTATAGTACTATGGTCATGTTTAGTTCATAAAATAGGTGCGGaacggaatagctattccgtataaAATGATTATTCTTTATTTTGGTTCATGAGATAGTTATTCCACGGAATTGTCATTCCATAATTTTGTAGAATAAACACTcctttcaaaaagtaaaaatatttttaatagctATACCGATTTCATACTATTTCATTACATGGGGTCATTCTACAGTACCACTAACCCTTCTATACCATTTTAAATTGACATCTTTAGATGATAACTATTTAATCATGACCGTTAATTTTTTGACTTGTTACCTGAAGTACAGGTTACATTATGAATAGTATCATTCACATtccttgatttttattttcttcccACTAAAgttatgttttacttttttctcCGAATTATCATTAATTGCCACAAAAATGCTTACTGTCAATTTCTAGTCGACTCCATTAATGCTTATTAACGTTGCAATGtcgacaaaaaaattaacatttggATAATACAAGCAGTTAACACTATTTCAAAAACAATGCATTATAATTGATGCAACAACATTTATGGAGTTACTCATTAAGATTTAAGAGTTTTGTCAAATAGaattcttttacaattttttaattaaactttctCAAATTAAAACTCATTAAATATAAGTCTAAGGTggcgtttgataaaactgaaaattaagtgctgaaaataataattgctgattattttaagtgctgaattaaataagtctgtttGATAACTGCAAATCTGCAATTActaaatattattgaaattattatatttgcatATTAAACCTTTAAAGatgaactattttaaaaataaattactaaatataaattatatgttatttaaatttttaaatataaataaaaaatatgtaaaaaatattacgaataatacatatatcataaataaaaatattaaattttagttgcATATGTTGATAATTAGTTGTTAAAGATTATAACAATGCTCCcctttaacttaaaaattagcccttaaaataaaatactagtttttaaaattctgaaaaatcatttaaatatgaTAATCTTCAAGTTTGGCGAATCTCATGGAATCGGGTGTCGATATTCCGCTTTTTAGGCGAGTGCTAGGATTCTCCGATAAGGGTAGATCGTGTACGACTTGGTTACATTATAGTTATATTGAAGTTCGGTTTCCATCAATTACAAACATAAATTCAAATACATTAAAAAAcggaaatattaaataaatgacataTCAACTATAacaagaaaagtaaagatataaaataaaatatttctaatGAAAAATATAGTACTTTACAATTTTAAGTGCTGATCTAAATATAATACACTTATtgagatattaaaaaaataaaaaaataatatatatgagataaaatatttttatttgtgagtaataattgaaaataataagaatataaagtttatttaatgataaaactaatatttaataacttaatgtTTTCAGTATAAAAGATAAGTCAaaatttttgacttattattttaagtagtTTTTGGCTTAACTGAATAAGTTAAGTTGAACTTTTTTGAGttatcaaaccaacttaaaacaattaagtgctcaatatattaatttaagtaataagttGGGTTATCAAACACCCCCTAAGTCAATTGGGTAAAGCAAAATATCCGACCGACCGAATTAACTGATCAAATTGATACTTTTTGGGTTCGCTGATAAATTTAGATTTAGTCGAtgtcatttaatttatttttttcagttcGATTCGAAAATtagattattcaaattaatcaaattaaccgAACTGACTGAATAAACCAGATATTGTTAATTTttggtttataattattttttatattgatgatgtaatgttaaatttaatatatatgttttatttcttaaatttaatatatgtatttttatgattatattgacaaatattttatatccaACTATATTTTCGAATGGAACTTTTCTTAAATTTGTCACTTTTGATACTCAGTCCTTGTAATAAAATAGTTTAcatatttgtttagtaattatTCTTATATCCAGGGTTTAATTTTaaggttaattttatattaaatcatGAATTTAACGTGATTTgtaattacaacataaattttAGAACTtgaaccaactttcattttttgacaaATAAGACCACCGAGCTAATAAACACTAGCATggacatgataatatactgctcgttgttctaattaattaacatgAATAGTAAAATTCAGTCTTCAATCAATATTTAAGAAGTCCATTTTTTAAACTTGTTTATCAATTTgtccaaaacttttaaaatttaaaaatcattttctaatttaataattCTGTTACAATTGGACCTTTCGGTATTTAATCATATGATAT
Coding sequences within it:
- the LOC126678074 gene encoding uncharacterized protein LOC126678074; translated protein: MRRRRGVLLIPCGSCLTRFSTSISCLTPNSTSITHIYSNSTASIQRQNTQQKQFSSIPSTAFFKFSPFSFNFYQTMNSMFSSFDILWADLLGQSIRSAFASNSATTHDLISDTKPNSQQQQQQPPMKAQRFAPELDGLHCFETLVNY